The following nucleotide sequence is from Acyrthosiphon pisum isolate AL4f chromosome A2, pea_aphid_22Mar2018_4r6ur, whole genome shotgun sequence.
TTCGAGAGgaaaaatattactatcgtCGTCGTTCTGCGCCATCGTTTTTGTACACATcagacactataatattatcttgtagTTGTCATTAGTAAACTTGGCAGCGATATGGGCTGGGGCGGCAGATATACCAGCGTTCAGGTCAATGAGGACTCTTCGGGCTTTAAGACCCCTGAGAGCGGTATCTCGTTGGGAGGGTATGAGAGTAAGTACGAGCTGTCGGAAAATTTGTGATGTGGACATTTATACTCACTATCTGTGTTATTTTCTTTCattgtgtacaaatattatatatatatatgacattaaatatattatatatattattatataatgcgttTGTTATACTTTTCTTATGTGgccacaataaataaatacaaagcCATAACAGCTGCTACacgatgttaaaatattaatatttgacttGCAGTGATTTTTTGCCTGGGATGCGATTTTGTGTGCGTATGCGTGTGCATTTGTTTCGTTGCAAAACGGCCGTCGGGATCTTCCTATAGCTGTTATTAAacgaatcaataatattattaataattataatataaaaacacgtTGGATTCGTTtccgaacataatattttctatgtgaatagttattataaatcgtTCAAAGGTTTTCGACCGGATGATGCTCtatgttgaatattatactatagaaactttattatttctatGCCTAGAAACGTACATACCTATGTTTAAGGGAAACAcagctaaatcattttttttttttttgctatactGTTATAATGCGTATTCTATGGCTCTACTTCACACAGGTTTCTCTGATAAATTTTGTTGCTGCCTTGTTGGGAGCAAGTGGAATCCAAGCTTTCAAAACTATGCGAACTCTAAGAGCTTTGCGGCCACTGCGGGCTATGGCTAGAATGCAGGGTATGAGGGTATGTGatcgataatatataataatgaaatacagttttaaaattcagtattatttttattgtttatatctatacagtatacatattatactattatattacaattataaattttagtgtCGGTATTTTTCTCCAAACGCTATACTAGAACATTTAGatgtgataaaattatattttattatcaagttCGTATCATTTTCGCAACACTGTAGTGCTCGaagaaattaattgattttattttttttaaatgttatcaataggttgaatatatctatttattggtattattttttttttttatcaatttataatatgaaccataattttattgaactcatgatcataatattatattattattaggtatgacaacatattataatatattattatgtatacataatacagctagttatattatgtatatggtcTGCGCCCgtttcaaattatttaggtagttatttaatattttaatgtgcgcagatatttaaaacgattacctatatttacttTATGAACTTGGCTGTCATTCTACTTAGATGAAGACCCGCATACCCTTAGCGCTATTTATTGTAGTTTCGCACGGTTTGGCTTGCACGTTTATGCTTTGAGATTTACATCCTGTGCatggtaatatggtatattggtatataccatattttattactatacagcatgtataattataactattctaatatttttatgacctaattagttttgttttaataacattatactattatccgTATtcgtagtaatattattgtgttataacaGGTAGTGGTTAACGCGTTAGTACAGGCCATTCCCAGTATTTTCAATGTGTTGCTGGTGTGTCTGATATTTTGGCTGATTTTTGCTATAATGGGTGTACAACTTTTTGCCGGCAAATATTACAAggtattataaaacttatttatttattaaaaaaatgtgcctTTATATATTTCCAATACCTACCATATGCTTTTGTAGTGTGTCGACAGTGAAGGAAACACATTGAACCACGAAATTATACCCGACCGAAACGTCTGTATAAATGAGAATTATAAATGGGAAAATTCTAAAATGAACTTTGATCATGTGGGAAACGCTTATCTTTGCCTCTTCCAAGTAGCTACTTTTAATGGATGGATGGAAATAATGAGGGACGCTGTAGATTCGAGAGacgtaaatacattaaaatatttaaatactatatataatattaatgttacttTATGGTGTGAGTATCTAAAGCACTCtatgtataacaaatatatgttttttagaCGTACGGGAAACAGCCAATTCgtgaaatcaataattatatgtatttttattttgtattttttattatttttggttcattttttactcttaatttatttattggtgTGATCATCGACAATTTCAACGAACAGAAGAAAAAAACAGGTACCTTAATATGCTATACATCCAGAATCATttagtgttaatatttttttttaaagtaacctAAAAAATACTAGGAAAAGTTAGtaaccattttaaaatcaataaattcatataatttacatttaaaaaatccagGACTGTTGATAGAACTATAAACATTTTGGGGTCTAGTTTCGTGCCTTTAATTTTCACTCTAGTGGTAATTGCTTCATCTCTAGTTGTATACAtttgaatagtaaatattacatttaaatcattatatgaAGAAAAATAAGAGATGTAAGGATGTCCTTGACCTGAAATACTTAGGATATTggctaaaaagtaataattcttagatatattatgatgttggagtgtataattatttattcataatacattttaaaataaaatataaatatattagtcaaCATTCATGTTCCTACAGTctgcagtaaaatataattaatctaaaataaagttATGAAATTTCAGGTGCTTCACTTGAGATGTTTATGACAGAGGACCAAAAGAAGTATTACAATGCTATGAAAAAAATGAGTTCCAAAAAACCGCTCAAAGCAATTCCCAGACCTAGggtaaattttactatttatacaataactatattattttttaatatccatAGTTgtgatgtaaatatttaaatatattttagtggaAGCCACAATCTATCGTCTTCCAAATCGTAACAGACAAAAAGTTTGACATGCTAATCATGTTGTTCATCGGATTCAACATGTTGACTATGACACTTGACCATTACCAACAGACCAAACTTTTTACTGATGTATTAGAACGTCTTAACCAAATATTTATCGCTATATTTTCAACCGAATGTCTACTAAAAATATTCGCAttgcggtattattattttaaagaaccGTGGAACTTATTTGACTTCGTCGTTGTCATACTATCCTTAGCGGGTAtaaagtgaaataataatattatattacaagcaATTTTCTGATCATAACACCTTATTTAACTTCCACAGGTTTGGTGTTGAGTGATTTGATTTCCAAGTATTTTGTGTCACCAACGCTTCTTCGAGTGGTCAGAGTAGCCAAGGTGGGCCGAGTACTACGTTTAGTAAAAGGAGCCAAAGGCATCAGAACTCTATTGTTCGCTTTAGCAATGTCACTTCCAGCGTTATTTAACATATGCTTGTTACTGTTTCTCGTCATGTTCATATTCGCTATATTTGGTATGTCGTTTTTTATGAACGTAGATAGCCACGGAGGCTTGGATGAGGATTACAATTTCCGTACTTTCGGGCAATCGATGATACTTCTTTTCATGGTAAGCTGCTACAGTCAGTCTCACAAATGTCGTGTCTGATGAAAACAATATGAtcctataaataattacataataacatataaccTAGTCTATCAGGTTGTTgatcaaatacataaatactttcAGTTATCTACGTCGTCCGGTTGGGACGCTGTACTGGATGGTATAACGAACGAGGAAAACTGTGAAAAACAGAACTTAGAGATGGGCATCACGGGTAGTTGTGGAAGCAGTGCTGTGGGTACGGCGTTTTTGCTGTCGTACCTGGTGATTAACTTCCTCATTGTCATAAACATGTACATTGCGGTCATTCTGGAGAATTATTCGCAGGCCACAGAGGACGTGCAGGAAGGTCTTACCGACGACGATTACGACATGTACTATGAGATATGGCAGCACTTCGACCCCGACGGCACCAGGTACATTCGGTACGATCAGCTGTCAGACTTTCTAGACATTCTGGAACCACCACTGAAGATCCATAAGCCGAACAAGTACAAGATCGTGTCTATGGACATACCTATATGCAAGGGCGACCTAATTTACTGTGTAGACATACTAGACGCGCTGACCAAGGACTTCTTCGCGCGGAAGGGTAATCCCATCATTGAGACCGTGGCCGAGATTGGAGAGATGCAAACGCGACCTGAAGAGGCTGGCTACGAGCCAATTAGCTCATCTCTGTGGCGTATGCGTGAGGTTTATTGCGCAATTATCATACAGAATTCGTGGCGGAAGTACACGAAGGCTGCCAAAGAGCAGACGGCGGATGACGACCGGAGCGACGGGGCCGCTTCACCAGACGGTCGTGAAACTGCCGTGTTGGTCGAGAGCGACGGATTCGTAACCAAAAACGGTCACAAGGTGGTCATTCACTCAAGGTCGTCGTCAAAAAGCTCAAGACTCGCCGACGTCTAAAACGCAAATCAATAAGTCCGTATTGCAATACAATGAATtttgtacgttattattattattattattattattgatattatttataatatatttattacgattattatggCAACATTTATGATTGAggcttcatattatattatattgttatattcttgATTttcacttaacatttttaacactcTTATAATACTACTATTGGCCAACTGctgtgatatttatatatatataaattaaaaaaaaatattttataatttgtagtatTTAAGGTTTACACGAGagcttaaaatgattattaagtGATATTATGCGTATGTTAacgatgttattttttttcctatgcaTAGTGTTTTGTAGCCAGCAATGAAGTCAAATTACTCAAACAAAACTTCACGGCTTATATACACcatattaaaatacttgtattattgttactattatgtttattatttttcaaatttcataattttattaatgtaaagtttttaatataaaatacacgaatactattatattttcacatgaATATGtccaaaaaattattacagttaaaaaaaataaaatttattttgtttaaagcaTTGATACTTAGACATTGCCACTGTTAATCGTTATGCAATAAGTCATGTGTTTTTTATGAGCCCATTGGGGACTAATTTGGAATAGCCATAGACCTTagttctttaaataattataggtacttcctaataatattggtcttttgagttttgacctCTCagctactatttttttattttagattctgagtggaacgatgaatgtattgattttacaatgatgtgtgttttttttttttttttttgtgtctgtcatcatcttttaggacagtaaaagtgcttggattttcttcaacagtaccttttctgataggaaagtgaatctagttggtactttggggggtcaaaagtaaagtttttttttttctataaatatcaataaaattttatttgttggttaaaaaagcttgaaaatttaatagaataggCTCCTAgtgtattgtttcaaaagcagatgaaaaatataaaaaaaatccaaggtcacaattatagattctgagtggaacgatgaatgtattgattttacaatgatgtgtgttttttttttttttttttgtgtctgtcatcaccttttaggacagtaaaaaagcttggattttcttcaacagtaccttttctgataggaaagtgaatctagttggtactttggggggggtcaaaagtaaaatttttccaatacctagttttcaaaagcgccgtgaaaaacaaaagaaaaattaaggaaaaacggtcatttttacgcaaaatctgttttcgagaaaattgattttggtttttggtgtaactttaaaccgaacgactgtaaatacatgaaattttcactggttgtttatatttccattttctatacatgataaaattttcaaaatattttgatttgttttgagctgtttacggacaatttcagtttccaatttaattagtttttttttctatgaatgtcaataaaactttatttgttgagtaaaaatactNNNNNNNNNNNNNNNNNNNNNNNNNNNNNNNNNNNNNNNNNNNNNNNNNNCATGTAATAatgatggtaatataataattatagagggGAAAAATgtgcgtaaaaaaaaatataattcgaaATTAAACAAGTACCTATAACGGTGTAAATGAAACCCGAAGAATGGTCTCGGCTAGCTGCGGTCGAGAAGtgagaaaactaaaaaatataatgtacaccaATCgctgtacctaggtatatataatatctatttggaCTCGAACCGCGGCGGTGTGGTGTCACGCGATTTCCGAGAGGCGAACTCGTCATCGTCGCCGTATATACCAGGCACATCCCGTTTTGCCCCCGATAGGTCGCGTGTAGGTGGACATGCGGCGGTGGCGTCGACggcgtaggtattattataacggtaaatgtccgataatattttatccGCTCCGCTGGACGGTGGCCCGTTTGGCCGCCGCTGATttggttttgttattattggcacacacaaatatttacaattccgtaagcttataaatttaaaattattactattataatatcataacatgcataagtataatatcgttttataatatacctacgtacttaGCCACCTAGGTATAAATAGTAAGTCTACccataaatgaaaatattattatgcactttaTAGTTACTATACTGTTCAGCCCCAAATAATAGGGCTGCATACTGCTATAGCGTACCCTTCAAGAAGGGTTTTCTTTCTGTTTTCCAACTCCAACCTATATTCCTAATCTCCACTGTACCACCATGTTGCATACGCAATATTGTTACAGTAggttcttattaaaaataattggtttaaaCGAAAAGTTACCAAAATTATCCATAAATATgaggcgtataatatataaaagtattataataatattatattatagcaagcAGTGAATAACGTCGAGACTGTTATATTTTGGGCAATGAATTATAAGTGCGCGcaatacgatatatatataatacatatgctTACAATACACGGGTAACAATATACTGAAgcgtatacaatatgtaaatataatatagaacataatGCGCGATTGTTTCACGCTGGACACAGTTGCCGCAACAATGCATCCCCGAAACGATTCAAAACTCTAGGACGCCCACCACCGGCCGTCTAAAGCTATATAGATATCtgatatatcgtatataatatataatatgtatcgtatagacattatattaatattaaacattcgGTTTACTTCATGATGGTTTCGCTTATCGCAGAAGACTTgcggaaaaaatttaaatcgtgcCCTAAATATATCGAAAACATACGCCAGTCGCGGAGCGTGGGGCCTTTTTATACATcgttacattaatatattattatattatcatatgaatATCGCGTACCttcgtatacctatatgtaggaCGTGCAGCGTTTACGCGTTATTGTTTTACGATAAGTATCTCTCACAAgcgtatctatattctatacctatatagagatACATGTTTTTCGCCGCGGACGAGCATATACTGCCTGCCGGTCGTCTGTCGCAAATTGCATTATATTCTACTATACTACACTGTAGCAATAACATACTCCTCAAAACCgtacccacataatattataccaaacatgaattatataaatatatatataatacatcatataggtatacatgacGTATGTAATATATGCCGTTTGCCATTTTCGATGAGCGAATATGTTTGTAACGTGTGTGTGTggaaaaatttaagtaaaccTGACACCATTCCGGCAAAGATGGAGTCtcgattgtatatttaatttattttattttcgatgtACTGTTTCGCTGTCCACGCCTGGAAACTCCTATTTATTATATCGCCGAAATGTTATTCTACGTTAGGTACTACGTGtgacattattatgtatgccTTTGGTATAGGCGTTATATACCTCATAAAATTGTAGAATgttatccataatattataatattgctaatgCTATCGAATCGGTgaaggacataatattattatactgttatttatgtataggtgATACGTGAACATGGCCAATTACCTACGTATATTTATTTGCccgcatttatatattataataattttaaaaagtgaaCGTTTTTATAATGTACGTTCTTAAACGTTTTCACTTAACCACATATTGTACAAGCTGGTGAAATGCACTTCTGCCGCGAAGGGGAGGGAAAACTAGGTTCTTGAAGATAATTAAACATTTGCTCGCAAgtgtaaatcatattttatatctatacataataatattattatcatataaacatatatatatatatatagagagagagaatTAAAAATAGGCGTTTTAAACCGATTTGTCTTTCGTCGTAGAGGACGGCCTTGCGAACGACGTTGTCCAAATATTTGCTGTTTTGGCGagatcacaatataataatataataatgatattattgacgCTCAACAATTTATGCATAAGTCCTAAAATCAACTAAAATTTTTGAGCtttagtacttacataatatttttaggatggattataatttatgaaacgaGGGTAAATTCAGACATAACAttgcagttatatattattatatttcgcgtagtaaaacataacaaatatactataaaatatcatatagttGATTGATGtggttataataacataataatataatataagtatctaCAATTGTATCGTCGTggaatataataacatagtgCCTCAGAGTTTACGAGACGCAACCAAACATGCGACAATGAATAGGCAacattccattattttttttattcaattttgccTATATACGCCGTATAGATTGTAGAGGAAGGAGAATCCTCCAGATAGTTTACAGATTTGTCTTTTTGGTAATGACTCATATACGTAACTAGATAAATGTATGTAGGGGTAGGAGGAAGGGGgtgttaaaactatattaattcatgtgtaattatttatcataagatagttattttacaaaattgttatttcagtccctaatattatcataatttattttgattgccATATAGTGTAcacttatacaataaataaataataatactatttcttttattaaatctatacataaaatactaaggggatttgacattttttatttttacagtggGTGGGGTGGGTGTGGGGGGTTAAAAATAGTCTTTCCCTCACCGATACGTGTACATCGACGGGTGTCATTATCACCAAACCTATtacgagttttattttttagataggtaatatttaaacaatggttattcatataaattattaatatacttgattattgaatatactaaattattcatatacttgtatatcaaatatagatcatattgtaaaataatgggTTTTTTGTACATTACTGTAATTTTTAGTGACCTGGTGTCGCGCAGTAGTTCAGTAACACACGTGTTCTGAGGTCAAGTATATCAGCCGATGCCACAAGTTTCCGAATGGGAGACCACtgaccacccgggttttagTGACAACTGACAAATCCTCGCcacacatacctattatatatatgttctaGCCAACCGTACCCTTctctacaattaaaaaataaacctaataaataaCCTTCAGGCTGGTGTCATCATAGGTGTCGAACCTTAAGTgttaactcaataaaaaaaaaataatgtaatttttagttattttttaatttgtcaattttaattatagtttaagtatacataattatcaatatgacgtcaattttaactattttataaaataaataatagctacatattttatagtatattttatgtcatataattattaattattatgttcctacATTTTAAACATGACATGTAAGTCGCGTATTGGAccgttacgtataatataagatttaagaTAAGAGTttgagaaaaaatgtttaagtatctGGTTgcgcattttataataatattggtagtaCATATGACTTATAAGCATGTACGAAGGGAAAGATGTATTGATGTAGGAAACCCagataaaaattactaattagttaaaaaatccATCAtagtaaattcataaaaaattaacgtGATCAAGGATATCGTATGTCGGGAGGGCGCATTGCCGTTGGATAAGCTTATCACgtattacgtatttacgtgTACGATTATATAGTTTGAGAGAGAAATAACACAAATATTCGGACAGCTTAAACGAGAGGACGGGATCATTTTCCACAGACATATCCTTCGTCACCGCCTGTCTCTTCACTTCAACTATGCACTGTGCTGTGTTTCTATAGCGTTTCCTCCTCGTCGTGCGGTCGGCAACGTATTTTATGATCAGAAAATTATAGGGCACACCGCACACGCGtatgtatttaggtactatgcataataacatatatatatattatattagctcgTCGGACAGGTCGACTCTTATTAAATACGatttgtgtgtttgtgtgtgtgtgtgtgtgccttATGTGTGTCCTTAGTCTTTCGTTTTATTTTCTCCACGAAgcgttattatgttttacatcgTTCcgagttttgttatttatttccaaGTGTCGGTTACGCGTTCTCGAATTTCTATAGTATTGGCCTCACCAATATCAAtcgcatttatatattatacattatttatggcGCCGATGCCGATAACGGGTAAATGACTTTTGAGAATACGACCAAAAGACCTTGAAaaactcaatatattataccaatatggcTGTAAgcctgtacatattatatacagacgGTATATActcgaacatattattttgtttatttgggttcaaataaattcaaacatacGGCTGCTGTCAcagtatctaataatattatattatattatttatccaaTAATAAGTATAGTGTACCGTatagtgtaatgtgtatacctcaataatataatagacaagaaatggttttataatattttatgtcataaaacatttttaattcccaTTCAAAAAATAGCTGcagtatttagttttaatgtaatatctttttattttgtttattacatgGCGAAAATTTTCACGCGAAATATCAAATATGCGTATGTGTAGAGTACCTAACTCACtgcgttatattaatattatgtcagtaggtatacaaaaaaaaatcacgagtTAGGattgccatattatattatatcagatatTTTAGTCAGGATACAAaagattttatagttaaaaattagcTAAAAAGAGTGTTgctatttttaaagttaaatttaaagttaattaaaaaagttaaacgtGATTCCGTGttccataaataatttttatgagcgtctgtaaataaaattttgacaaatttgacgatttttttattttgttgtattaaaaatgtcaacaaatatttatatcagcATTATCTATACTTGTTATCatttgaaacatatttaaatattttatatctttttgaGTTATTCATATAGACATTTatagtttgaaattttttttctataaataccaataaaaacaaattttagtcggtcaaaaagcttgaaaatataatacataaattgttgataaaactattaaaaactattaaagatacattatatatacatatgtatgatattatatttaaattgctattaagttattatacgaacagttaaaaatattaaaaatacataaccaaaatttttttttattctaattttcacaaaattggataatcagacaaaaaaattacttatataacatttataaaacctACCA
It contains:
- the LOC100164620 gene encoding sodium channel protein para isoform X1, translating into MSVYSSEELLDAGIIYRNKKEQLDVTIGDGMELLIRGEKNKKKKPPTSSSYNSFGMHQSSTDENYYLKDKYEYDTRSTKSYGSHEHDPYDSESHRGSKRSLHNAEEKKDPSKEDIEINQNVLGGNDGIDGEEINDGEYKEQGTVEMVEDVFEEEEYPEDCFPPNCYKKFPFLAGDDETPFWLGWGQLRLKTFQLIENKYFETAVITMILLSSLALALEDVHLQHRPVLQDILYYMDRIFTVIFFLEMLIKWLALGFRNYFTNAWCWLDFIIVMVSLINFVAALLGASGIQAFKTMRTLRALRPLRAMARMQGMRVVVNALVQAIPSIFNVLLVCLIFWLIFAIMGVQLFAGKYYKCVDSEGNTLNHEIIPDRNVCINENYKWENSKMNFDHVGNAYLCLFQVATFNGWMEIMRDAVDSRDTYGKQPIREINNYMYFYFVFFIIFGSFFTLNLFIGVIIDNFNEQKKKTGASLEMFMTEDQKKYYNAMKKMSSKKPLKAIPRPRWKPQSIVFQIVTDKKFDMLIMLFIGFNMLTMTLDHYQQTKLFTDVLERLNQIFIAIFSTECLLKIFALRYYYFKEPWNLFDFVVVILSLAGLVLSDLISKYFVSPTLLRVVRVAKVGRVLRLVKGAKGIRTLLFALAMSLPALFNICLLLFLVMFIFAIFGMSFFMNVDSHGGLDEDYNFRTFGQSMILLFMLSTSSGWDAVLDGITNEENCEKQNLEMGITGSCGSSAVGTAFLLSYLVINFLIVINMYIAVILENYSQATEDVQEGLTDDDYDMYYEIWQHFDPDGTRYIRYDQLSDFLDILEPPLKIHKPNKYKIVSMDIPICKGDLIYCVDILDALTKDFFARKGNPIIETVAEIGEMQTRPEEAGYEPISSSLWRMREVYCAIIIQNSWRKYTKAAKEQTADDDRSDGAASPDGRETAVLVESDGFVTKNGHKVVIHSRSSSKSSRLADV
- the LOC100164620 gene encoding sodium channel protein para isoform X2, which translates into the protein MSVYSSEELLDAGIIYRNKKEQLDVTIGDGMELLIRGEKNKKKKPPTSSSYNSFGMHQSSTDENYYLKDKYEYDTRSTKSYGSHEHDPYDSESHRGSKRSLHNAEEKKDPSKEDIEINQNVLGGNDGIDGEEINDGEYKEQGTVEMVEDVFEEEEYPEDCFPPNCYKKFPFLAGDDETPFWLGWGQLRLKTFQLIENKYFETAVITMILLSSLALALEDVHLQHRPVLQDILYYMDRIFTVIFFLEMLIKWLALGFRNYFTNAWCWLDFIIVMLSLVNLAAIWAGAADIPAFRSMRTLRALRPLRAVSRWEGMRVVVNALVQAIPSIFNVLLVCLIFWLIFAIMGVQLFAGKYYKCVDSEGNTLNHEIIPDRNVCINENYKWENSKMNFDHVGNAYLCLFQVATFNGWMEIMRDAVDSRDTYGKQPIREINNYMYFYFVFFIIFGSFFTLNLFIGVIIDNFNEQKKKTGASLEMFMTEDQKKYYNAMKKMSSKKPLKAIPRPRWKPQSIVFQIVTDKKFDMLIMLFIGFNMLTMTLDHYQQTKLFTDVLERLNQIFIAIFSTECLLKIFALRYYYFKEPWNLFDFVVVILSLAGLVLSDLISKYFVSPTLLRVVRVAKVGRVLRLVKGAKGIRTLLFALAMSLPALFNICLLLFLVMFIFAIFGMSFFMNVDSHGGLDEDYNFRTFGQSMILLFMLSTSSGWDAVLDGITNEENCEKQNLEMGITGSCGSSAVGTAFLLSYLVINFLIVINMYIAVILENYSQATEDVQEGLTDDDYDMYYEIWQHFDPDGTRYIRYDQLSDFLDILEPPLKIHKPNKYKIVSMDIPICKGDLIYCVDILDALTKDFFARKGNPIIETVAEIGEMQTRPEEAGYEPISSSLWRMREVYCAIIIQNSWRKYTKAAKEQTADDDRSDGAASPDGRETAVLVESDGFVTKNGHKVVIHSRSSSKSSRLADV
- the LOC100164620 gene encoding sodium channel protein para isoform X3 gives rise to the protein MVEDVFEEEEYPEDCFPPNCYKKFPFLAGDDETPFWLGWGQLRLKTFQLIENKYFETAVITMILLSSLALALEDVHLQHRPVLQDILYYMDRIFTVIFFLEMLIKWLALGFRNYFTNAWCWLDFIIVMVSLINFVAALLGASGIQAFKTMRTLRALRPLRAMARMQGMRVVVNALVQAIPSIFNVLLVCLIFWLIFAIMGVQLFAGKYYKCVDSEGNTLNHEIIPDRNVCINENYKWENSKMNFDHVGNAYLCLFQVATFNGWMEIMRDAVDSRDTYGKQPIREINNYMYFYFVFFIIFGSFFTLNLFIGVIIDNFNEQKKKTGASLEMFMTEDQKKYYNAMKKMSSKKPLKAIPRPRWKPQSIVFQIVTDKKFDMLIMLFIGFNMLTMTLDHYQQTKLFTDVLERLNQIFIAIFSTECLLKIFALRYYYFKEPWNLFDFVVVILSLAGLVLSDLISKYFVSPTLLRVVRVAKVGRVLRLVKGAKGIRTLLFALAMSLPALFNICLLLFLVMFIFAIFGMSFFMNVDSHGGLDEDYNFRTFGQSMILLFMLSTSSGWDAVLDGITNEENCEKQNLEMGITGSCGSSAVGTAFLLSYLVINFLIVINMYIAVILENYSQATEDVQEGLTDDDYDMYYEIWQHFDPDGTRYIRYDQLSDFLDILEPPLKIHKPNKYKIVSMDIPICKGDLIYCVDILDALTKDFFARKGNPIIETVAEIGEMQTRPEEAGYEPISSSLWRMREVYCAIIIQNSWRKYTKAAKEQTADDDRSDGAASPDGRETAVLVESDGFVTKNGHKVVIHSRSSSKSSRLADV